Proteins encoded within one genomic window of Sphaerotilus montanus:
- a CDS encoding SET domain-containing protein, with the protein MSALPPDSTAPRPPRPRGQRRLQVRRSGVHGKGVYAQAPLKAGEIIIEYKGEVIPWDEALRRHPHDPSDPNHTFYFHIDDTQVIDGGVRGNSARWINHACAPNCETEDDGGRIFIKALRDIAPGEELFFDYRLVIDERYTAKLKKAYACRCGAPDCRGTMLGPKR; encoded by the coding sequence ATGTCTGCACTGCCGCCAGATTCGACCGCGCCGCGCCCTCCCCGGCCCCGGGGACAGCGCCGCCTGCAGGTGCGCCGCTCCGGCGTCCACGGCAAGGGCGTCTACGCGCAGGCCCCGCTGAAGGCGGGCGAGATCATCATCGAATACAAGGGCGAAGTCATCCCGTGGGACGAGGCCCTGCGCCGCCACCCGCACGATCCGTCCGACCCGAACCACACCTTCTACTTCCACATCGATGACACGCAGGTGATCGACGGCGGCGTGCGCGGCAATTCGGCCCGCTGGATCAACCACGCTTGCGCGCCCAACTGCGAGACCGAGGACGATGGCGGCCGCATCTTCATCAAGGCCCTGCGCGACATCGCCCCCGGGGAGGAGCTGTTCTTTGACTACCGACTGGTGATCGATGAACGCTACACCGCGAAACTGAAGAAAGCTTACGCGTGTCGCTGCGGCGCACCAGACTGCCGGGGTACGATGCTCGGCCCCAAGCGCTGA
- a CDS encoding biotin--[acetyl-CoA-carboxylase] ligase gives MLHWDAETLWQDLEPQAPGLSIEVLAETDSTNTRLIERGRQGLDAPCLLVAERQRAGRGRLGRPWWSQPGQALTFSLGLKLAPADWSGLSLAVGLALAEALGDRIGLKWPNDLWLRGDDRKLGGILIEVTPLAEPGLRPGERWVVIGAGLNVAPLPETPQDPDTFRTGYACLQEFEPALTAPQVLHRVAGPLLRAVLAFESEGLSTLHARYAARDVLAGRSVQAGALTGVACGLSADGSLQVRDALGALHALHSGEVSVRPC, from the coding sequence ATGCTGCACTGGGACGCCGAAACGCTCTGGCAAGACCTGGAACCACAGGCGCCGGGCCTGAGCATCGAGGTGCTGGCCGAGACGGACTCCACCAACACGCGGCTCATCGAACGCGGTCGCCAGGGTCTGGATGCCCCGTGCCTGCTGGTCGCCGAGCGCCAGCGCGCCGGCCGGGGCCGCCTGGGTCGCCCGTGGTGGTCGCAGCCGGGCCAGGCGCTGACCTTCTCGCTCGGGCTGAAGCTGGCCCCCGCCGACTGGAGCGGGCTGTCGCTGGCGGTCGGTCTCGCGCTGGCCGAAGCCCTGGGCGATCGCATCGGCCTGAAGTGGCCCAACGACCTCTGGCTGCGCGGCGACGACCGCAAGCTCGGCGGCATCCTGATCGAGGTCACGCCGCTGGCGGAGCCCGGCCTGCGCCCCGGCGAGCGCTGGGTCGTGATCGGCGCCGGCCTGAACGTGGCCCCGCTGCCCGAGACACCGCAGGACCCCGACACCTTCCGCACCGGCTACGCCTGCCTGCAGGAATTCGAGCCGGCGCTGACCGCCCCGCAGGTGCTGCACCGGGTGGCCGGGCCGCTGCTGCGCGCGGTGCTGGCCTTCGAGTCCGAGGGCCTGTCGACCCTGCACGCCCGCTATGCCGCGCGGGACGTGCTGGCCGGACGCAGCGTGCAGGCGGGCGCCCTCACCGGCGTGGCCTGCGGCCTGTCCGCGGACGGCTCGCTGCAGGTGCGCGATGCCCTCGGCGCCCTCCATGCCCTCCACAGCGGCGAAGTGAGCGTGCGTCCATGCTGA